One window of the Dermacentor andersoni chromosome 10, qqDerAnde1_hic_scaffold, whole genome shotgun sequence genome contains the following:
- the LOC126543677 gene encoding uncharacterized protein: MCSLVGAVSAARVGRGIRCTEKPAEDYQVVLPHLPTGASVLNTVFLHADVKARPYRVEHVRDSLARLSLLPEVVALGAYQMNHLWAVTFKDEEGKRKILEAEAFNVKDHRCMVIDPRDRGVRLKLYWLLHGVPDEDVRVALAPFGKVTEISRDKWKVKGCIDKGSTTRSVTLKLNVGLTVDDLPHQLRVAEDMALVFVPGRAPLCLRCRGIGHIRRECRVPRCGVCRRFGHDDSQCVRSYASVTGPLQRDVVSEHMMDAADAEEASREDNDVAKTPAKPLEPSPGAVQEANLGGEPLAAAPETKPETTTCDAGVKAASASSSLPQEVGQEAMDVEMLMTGSIAAKRAHEDTGNTGITTASGTGEPPTKASTTRRSMLKPKSNVPPGSRVAPKTPPP, translated from the coding sequence ATGTGCTCCCTTGTAGGGGCGGTTTCAGCGGCCCGTGTGGGCCGTGGTATCAGGTGTACTGAAAAGCCGGCTGAAGACTACCAGGTTGTTCTGCCTCATCTGCCCACAGGTGCTTCTGTTTTAAACACCGTTTTTTTGCATGCCGATGTGAAAGCCAGGCCATATCGAGTGGAGCATGTCCGAGATAGCCTTGCACGTCTTTCGTTGCTGCCGGAAGTGGTTGCCCTCGGGGCATACCAAATGAATCACCTGTGGGCAGTGACGTTTAAGGATGAGGAAGGCAAGAGGAAGATATTAGAAGCTGAAGCGTTCAACGTTAAAGACCACCGCTGCATGGTCATCGACCCGCGCGACCGAGGTGTCCGACTGAAGCTATACTGGCTGCTTCATGGCGTACCGGACGAAGACGTGCGAGTGGCTTTGGCGCCGTTTGGAAAAGTGACGGAAATTAGCAGAGACAAGTGGAAGGTCAAGGGCTGCATTGACAAAGGATCAACCACCCGCTCGGTGACGCTGAAATTAAATGTGGGCCTCACTGTGGACGACCTACCACACCAACTGCGTGTTGCTGAGGATATGGCGCTCGTCTTCGTTCCTGGCAGGGCGCcgctctgcctccgatgccgtGGCATCGGACACATCCGGCGAGAGTGCCGCGTTCCACGATGTGGGGTCTGTCGTCGCTTCGGCCACGATGATTCCCAATGTGTGCGCTCTTATGCCAGCGTTACAGGCCCACTCCAAAGGGACGTAGTATCCGAACACATGATGGACGCCGCAGATGCCGAAGAAGCTAGCAGGGAGGACAACGACGTGGCGAAGACTCCTGCAAAGCCCCTTGAACCCTCCCCAGGAGCTGTCCAGGAAGCGAACCTGGGGGGTGAGCCCTTGGCTGCAGCCCCGGAAACGAAGCCAGAGACTACAACATGCGACGCAGGCGTGAAGGCAGCAAGCGCGTCATCGTCTCTGCCGCAAGAAGTCGGCCAGGAAGCAATGGACGTCGAGATGCTTATGACCGGAAGCATCGCTGCAAAGCGTGCTCACGAAGACACTGGCAATACAGGAATAACTACTGCGTCAGGCACCGGCGAACCTCCAACGAAGGCATCGACTACGCGGCGGTCTATGCTTAAACCGAAGTCGAACGTGCCGCCTGGCAGTAGGGTGGCCCCTAAAACGCCTCCGCCCTAG